The following proteins come from a genomic window of Miscanthus floridulus cultivar M001 chromosome 2, ASM1932011v1, whole genome shotgun sequence:
- the LOC136536760 gene encoding uncharacterized protein gives MRPLRRIDLPIYFGTPSNYRKEVLTFEAVGFKRTYHAILGRPCYAKFMVVPNYTYLKLKMSGPNDVITVESTYEHAYDCDVKCIKYAEALIEAETLIVYLDRLGSEAPNSKHRARTFEPVEAIKLISVDPTCPDEWALRISATLDIK, from the coding sequence ATGcgacccctcaggcgcatcgaccTGCCCATCTACTTTGGCAcaccctccaactaccgcaaggaggtcctcaccttcgaggcgGTTGGGTTCAAGAGAacataccatgccatcctggggcgaccgtgctacgccaagttcatggtggtccccaactacacctacctcaagctcaagatgtcgggtcccaacgacgtcatcactgtcgagtccacatATGAGCATGCATATGACTGTGACGTCAAATGCATCAAGTACGCTGAGGCTCTcatagaggccgagaccctcatcgtctaCCTTGACCGACTTGGTAGTGAGGCGCCTAATTCCAAGCATCGTGCTAGGACTTTTGAGCCtgtggaggccatcaagctcatctcggtcgaccccacctgccctGACGaatgggcgctgaggatcagcgccaccctcgacatcaaatag